One region of Eretmochelys imbricata isolate rEreImb1 chromosome 2, rEreImb1.hap1, whole genome shotgun sequence genomic DNA includes:
- the LOC144260541 gene encoding uncharacterized protein LOC144260541, which translates to MADQNVHKAGFTPGGIKGRSTASEIMSKEARSHGGGVPSGGPTSTLQEMGAKSSTHSSGFTSIGISSGSKASGMMSHEAKSHGGQTPKGGTTSTVQSVSMGGKGK; encoded by the exons atggcagaCCAAAATGTGCACAAGGCTGGTTTTACCCCAGGTGGGATAAAAGGAAGATCAACTGCCTCTGAGATAATGTCCAAAGAGGCGAGGAGCCATGGAGGAGGTGTGCCTTCTGGAGGACCTACTTCTACCCTACAAGAAATGG GTGCCAAAAGCTCAACCCATTCATCAGGTTTCACCTCTATTGGGATCTCCAGTGGAAGTAAGGCATCTGGAATGATGTCCCACGAAGCTAAGTCTCATGGAGGACAAACACCAAAGGGTGGGACAACATCCACCGTCCAGTCTGTCT CAATGGGTggtaaaggaaaataa